In the genome of Calothrix sp. PCC 6303, the window GCTTAACAGTTGCCTTAGAGGGAGGAGAAACACCAATTGCAGATTGTCAAAGGATTTTGGAGAGTATTTCCTTACCAACACGCGAACGGTTTATTCACAAAAAAGTTTTATATGTTCGCAATTATAATGACGGATTCGGATTATCTTGGCAAAACGTCTTTCAAACCACAGATAAAGCTGTTGTCGAAGATTATTGCTTAAATAATGAGATTGAATATGAATGGAAACAAGGAGATAGGCTGAGAACCCGTCAAGTTAGACCAGCAATAATTCAACACCCAATTACAGGTGCAACAGTTTGGTTTAATCATGCTGCTTTTTTTCATGTCACCACTTTAGAACCTACCATTCGCAAAGCATTATTATCAGAATTTTTGGAAGCAGATTTACCGCATAATACTTATTACGGTGATGGTTCTTCCATTCAACCAGAAACACTTGCAGAAATCCGGGCTGCTTATAACCAAGAAACAATCATATTTCCTTGGCATTCCGGTGATATTTTACTATTAGATAATATTTTAGTAGCCCACGGACGCAAACCATTTCAGGGTAATCGTCAGGTCATTGTTGGTATGGCTGAACCCTGTAGCTATAGCGAATTAAAATAACTATATTCAGATAAATAACATGCAAGAACTTAATCTCGAAAATTCCCTCACATCCATTGAAGGTTATCAATTATCACCTCAACAAAGATATATATGTAAATTACAGGAAAGCGATCCTCATCAACATTATCATGTTCAATTATCCGTCAAGATAACCGGAGATTTAAATCGGGATCTTTTCAAATCAGCCGCTACTCAAGTTGTTAATCGTCATGAGATACTCCGCACAAGTTTTCAAAATCTACCTGGACTAACAGAACCTTTGCAAGTTATTAATTCTGAAAATCTCTTATTTTACAAGGAATTTAATTTAAGTAACTTAGATTCGCCAGCAAAAAAACTAAAACATGCAGACATTTTTCAAGAGTTAGAAAAAATAACCTTTGATTTAGAATCAGATTCTTATTTATATATATATTTATTAATGCTTTCTCCATCAGAACACATAATGTTGATAAAGTTATCTGCGCTATGTGGGGATGTTGTTTCTGAAAAAAATATCATCAGCGAAATTAATCTTACTTACAGCAACTATTTACACAGCCAAGAAATTACCGAGGAGCCTTTGCAATATGTAGATATTGCAACATGGC includes:
- a CDS encoding TauD/TfdA family dioxygenase, with product MNNQETQKLSFKSLGINRKSLKLSSAGLIKTSYFPNGQHIPLIVQPAVANVNLIDWVSQNQEIIQEMLIKHKALLFRDFNIISAHQLEQFIQVTSKTKPISYYDRSSPRHEVAEKIYTSTDYPAEQSIFLHSESTYCQIFPKKIYFCCLTVALEGGETPIADCQRILESISLPTRERFIHKKVLYVRNYNDGFGLSWQNVFQTTDKAVVEDYCLNNEIEYEWKQGDRLRTRQVRPAIIQHPITGATVWFNHAAFFHVTTLEPTIRKALLSEFLEADLPHNTYYGDGSSIQPETLAEIRAAYNQETIIFPWHSGDILLLDNILVAHGRKPFQGNRQVIVGMAEPCSYSELK